In the genome of Notamacropus eugenii isolate mMacEug1 chromosome 5, mMacEug1.pri_v2, whole genome shotgun sequence, one region contains:
- the CD3G gene encoding T-cell surface glycoprotein CD3 gamma chain, whose amino-acid sequence MKQSMKWDWHLAGLVLTIILLQGIVAQKDQGKKPVDLDDNRQDGTALLTCNLKEEESIEWLAGNTVIEKRKKTLNLGSIFKDPRNVYWCRNSTKETESAEQSLRLHVYYRMCQNCIKLDGATLSGFILAEIITVFFLAVGVYFIAGQDGVRQSRASDKQTLLTNDQLYQPLRDREDDQYSHLQGSHPRKK is encoded by the exons ATGAAGCAGAGTATGAAGTGGGACTGGCATCTGGCTGGCCTGGTCTTGACCATCATTCTCCTCCAGG GTATTGTGGCCCAGAAAGATCAAG GAAAAAAGCCAGTGGATTTGGATGATAATCGACAAGATGGGACTGCACTACTAACCTGTAACttgaaagaggaggaaagtatCGAGTGGCTTGCAGGGAATACGGtcatagagaaaagaaagaaaacgtTGAACCTGGGAAGTATCTTCAAGGACCCCCGAAACGTATATTGGTGCAGAAACTCAACAAAAGAAACAGAATCTGCAGAGCAGTCTCTCCGACTTCACGTGTATTACAGAA tGTGCCAAAACTGTATTAAGCTGGATGGAGCCACTCTATCAGGTTTTATCTTAGCTGAAATCATCACTGTTTTCTTCCTTGCTGTTGGCGTCTACTTCATTGCAGGGCAAGATGGAGTGCGGCAGTCAAGAG CTTCAGACAAACAGACTCTGCTGACTAATGACCAGCTTTACCAG CCGCTCAGAGACCGAGAAGATGACCAATACAGCCACCTTCAAGGGAGTCATCCCCGGAAGAAGTGA
- the CD3D gene encoding T-cell surface glycoprotein CD3 delta chain, with product MTVQKIYRWSMKQDLCLSGLILTIILFLDFVVQADDRDKSLSISVVETEDKIFLKCNSTEFSWNVFGESSEKEHPNNTRADLGKKTQDPRGIYQCTNEKNKDSPKLHVYFRMCQNCVELNTGSLIGVLIANVIATVILAIGIYCFVGHEEEYLPAAFDKQSLMQNDALYQPLKDRDDNSYSHIGGKRPRNK from the exons ATGACTGTGCAGAAGATCTACAGGTGGAGTATGAAGCAGGACTTGTGTCTGTCTGGCCTGATCCTGACCATCATTCTTTTCCTGG ACTTTGTGGTCCAGGCAGATGATAGAG ACAAATCCTTATCCATATCAGTGGTGGAAACTGAAGACAAGATCTTTCTGAAGTGCAACAGCACAGAATTCTCATGGAATGTCTTTGGGGAATCATCAGAAAAGGAACATCCAAACAATACAAGGGCGGACTTGGGAAAAAAAACTCAGGATCCCAGAGGAATATATCAATGTACTAATGAGAAGAATAAGGACTCTCCTAAACTGCATGTTTATTTTCGAA TGTGCCAGAACTGTGTGGAATTGAACACGGGCTCCCTGATTGGTGTTCTCATTGCTAACGTTATTGCCACTGTTATTCTGGCTATTGGAATCTACTGCTTTGTAGGGCATGAGGAAGAGTATCTTCCAGCAG CTTTTGACAAGCAGAGTCTGATGCAGAATGATGCGCTCTACCAG CCACTCAAAGATCGAGATGACAATTCGTATAGCCACATTGGAGGCAAACGGCCTAGGAATAAGTGA